The following coding sequences are from one Pusillimonas sp. DMV24BSW_D window:
- a CDS encoding prepilin peptidase translates to MWEWEPWRLNPAVSIPAALIWSWGLTWLLRQAALRLVEQINPRLTKKNPLFDFSSHAPVWPLTTLTTLIAVWLLGPTPVGLAVIVFNNVLVTLGWVDARTGLLPDLLTLPLLWLGLLVNLNGALTPLPDAVIGAVAGYLWLWITFQVFFRITGKAGIGQGDFKLLAALGAWLGWMALPWVLLLASVTALVWAGIMKIRGRLERGQAISFGPYLAAGGVTVMFYLLA, encoded by the coding sequence ATGTGGGAATGGGAACCTTGGCGTCTTAATCCGGCGGTCAGCATTCCAGCTGCTTTAATCTGGTCTTGGGGGCTTACATGGTTACTGCGCCAAGCCGCCCTGCGGCTCGTTGAGCAAATCAATCCTCGACTTACCAAAAAGAACCCGCTCTTCGATTTTTCCAGCCACGCGCCGGTTTGGCCCCTCACCACGCTCACCACTTTAATCGCGGTGTGGCTTCTAGGACCGACACCCGTTGGGTTGGCCGTCATCGTATTCAATAACGTATTGGTCACGCTGGGGTGGGTCGACGCTCGGACGGGTCTGCTTCCCGATTTGCTGACGCTGCCCCTATTGTGGCTGGGTCTTCTGGTTAATTTGAACGGGGCACTCACCCCCTTACCCGATGCGGTGATTGGCGCCGTGGCAGGCTATTTATGGTTATGGATCACCTTCCAGGTATTTTTCAGAATCACGGGTAAAGCCGGTATCGGGCAGGGCGACTTCAAACTACTGGCCGCCCTGGGTGCCTGGCTGGGTTGGATGGCTTTACCCTGGGTACTGTTGCTTGCCTCTGTTACAGCATTGGTTTGGGCAGGCATCATGAAAATTCGGGGCCGCCTTGAACGCGGCCAGGCAATCAGCTTCGGCCCCTACCTGGCGGCAGGGGGCGTTACCGTCATGTTTTATCTGTTGGCATGA
- the gspK gene encoding type II secretion system minor pseudopilin GspK, protein MSTRRRPNTLSMQRGMAVVGALVVVAAVSMMAASMVQQQAMLSRLLVGERDRAQAKWLLRGGLDWARVMLINDARRHALTVPNGVWSQAIVGFEVPLPDGTRSAQVSGQIEDEQGKFNLNALAVEGRIQPDAVSVLRRLFSMLGVAPELAMVVAQRIAGSQQAQITQQGPIGLRTLRDLEGVDGFSVQTIARIKDYITILPERGPVNVNTAPAELLSALLPELGLAAARGLVKARNEGQWFNSRGDFLNRTQMRAGDLAFAIGVRSDWFKVSGVVSLGEALTTVQALMHRTRQNPPAVVWIEH, encoded by the coding sequence ATGAGCACCCGCCGTCGACCTAACACGCTCTCGATGCAACGCGGCATGGCGGTGGTGGGCGCATTGGTGGTGGTGGCGGCTGTTTCAATGATGGCGGCAAGTATGGTTCAACAACAGGCTATGCTAAGCCGGTTGCTTGTGGGGGAACGCGATCGCGCACAGGCGAAATGGTTATTGCGGGGCGGGCTCGATTGGGCGCGCGTGATGTTGATTAATGACGCAAGACGCCACGCTTTGACCGTACCGAATGGGGTATGGTCGCAGGCCATTGTGGGGTTTGAGGTGCCGTTGCCGGATGGCACGCGCAGTGCGCAGGTGTCCGGTCAAATCGAAGATGAGCAGGGGAAATTCAATTTGAATGCCTTGGCGGTCGAGGGTCGAATACAGCCGGACGCGGTGTCTGTATTGCGTCGCCTGTTTTCAATGCTGGGCGTGGCCCCGGAATTGGCTATGGTGGTTGCGCAACGTATTGCCGGTTCGCAGCAAGCGCAAATCACGCAACAAGGTCCGATTGGCTTGCGCACTTTGCGCGACCTGGAAGGGGTTGATGGTTTTTCCGTGCAGACGATCGCACGCATTAAGGATTACATTACGATCTTGCCTGAACGGGGGCCGGTTAATGTGAATACCGCACCCGCTGAACTGCTCAGTGCGTTGTTGCCGGAATTGGGTCTGGCCGCTGCGCGGGGGTTGGTTAAAGCGCGCAATGAGGGGCAATGGTTCAATAGTCGGGGTGATTTTTTAAATCGTACCCAAATGAGGGCCGGTGACCTGGCGTTCGCGATAGGAGTAAGAAGTGATTGGTTCAAGGTTTCCGGTGTGGTGTCCTTGGGTGAAGCTTTAACCACTGTGCAGGCGTTGATGCATCGTACCCGACAGAATCCGCCTGCTGTTGTCTGGATAGAACATTAA
- the gspI gene encoding type II secretion system minor pseudopilin GspI, with product MSCCSNQSGFTLVEVLIALAIVGIALAAGMRALGLSVDGTRALQQRTLALQAVENRVAELRLSREMPAPGRRFQPCPQGGLDFVCEQVFADTINANFRLVTVRARLGAGPVLGELNGLLSVLP from the coding sequence ATGAGCTGTTGTTCGAATCAATCGGGTTTTACATTGGTCGAGGTGCTGATTGCGTTGGCAATTGTGGGTATTGCTTTGGCGGCGGGCATGCGGGCATTGGGCTTGAGCGTAGACGGCACGCGTGCCTTGCAGCAACGCACGTTGGCGTTGCAGGCGGTGGAAAACCGGGTGGCCGAACTGCGCTTGTCACGTGAAATGCCTGCTCCGGGGCGTCGTTTTCAGCCTTGTCCGCAAGGTGGCTTGGATTTTGTGTGTGAACAGGTGTTTGCCGATACGATCAATGCCAATTTTCGTCTTGTGACGGTGCGTGCCCGTTTGGGCGCCGGCCCGGTATTGGGTGAGTTGAATGGTCTGTTATCGGTGCTGCCATGA
- a CDS encoding HD-GYP domain-containing protein, with protein MKTLKLSELMGAFSYALDITEGQPPGHCVRCCWIGMHIGRQIGLSQQQLWELYYTLLLKDLGCSSNAARICELYLTDDLQFKRDFKTVGDSKPRALSFVLSHTGLNEGLAARFRRVMTVIRNADELTQELISTRCQRGAQIARLLRFPAEVADGIHSLDEHYNGKGYPGGLVADQIPIYSRIALLAQVIDVFHTEGGAQAALDEINLRSGGWFDPALVKAFKAVSHDPLFWDMLSSLGIDGAVHDLEPPHPQAVLDEDYLDDIAAAFGEVVDAKSPYTSGHSVRVSQYADMIAFRLDLSAPSRRWLKRGALLHDVGKLGVSNSVLDKAGSLDPQEWAAVKRHAGYTETILGRISAFNELARVAGAHHERLDGAGYPRGLTEQDIRLETRIITTADIFDAITAERPYRGAIPVDKALEIMRGTVGTALDPDCFEALCAGLGK; from the coding sequence ATGAAGACATTGAAACTTTCGGAGTTGATGGGCGCGTTCAGTTATGCGCTTGACATCACAGAAGGACAGCCACCCGGGCATTGTGTGCGCTGTTGCTGGATTGGCATGCATATTGGCCGTCAAATCGGTCTGTCGCAACAGCAGCTTTGGGAACTCTATTACACGTTGCTGCTGAAGGATCTGGGCTGTAGCAGTAACGCGGCGCGCATTTGCGAACTTTATCTTACCGACGATTTACAGTTCAAAAGAGATTTTAAAACCGTCGGCGACAGCAAGCCACGTGCGTTGTCTTTTGTATTAAGTCATACAGGCTTGAATGAGGGGTTGGCCGCTCGGTTCAGGCGTGTCATGACCGTTATTCGTAACGCCGATGAGCTAACCCAGGAGCTGATTTCAACGCGTTGCCAGCGCGGTGCTCAGATCGCGCGTCTTTTGCGTTTTCCCGCTGAAGTTGCCGATGGTATTCATAGTCTTGATGAACACTACAACGGCAAAGGTTATCCCGGCGGCCTCGTTGCCGATCAGATTCCCATTTATTCACGAATTGCCTTGCTTGCCCAGGTGATTGATGTTTTTCATACGGAAGGTGGTGCACAGGCCGCCCTTGATGAAATTAACCTGCGCTCGGGGGGGTGGTTCGATCCTGCTCTGGTAAAAGCATTCAAGGCGGTTTCACACGACCCGCTTTTCTGGGATATGTTGTCTTCGCTAGGTATTGACGGCGCGGTGCATGATTTGGAACCGCCACACCCACAAGCCGTTCTGGACGAAGATTATTTAGACGATATTGCCGCCGCATTTGGCGAGGTGGTTGACGCCAAAAGCCCTTACACCAGCGGCCACAGTGTGAGGGTGTCGCAGTATGCCGACATGATTGCGTTCCGCCTTGACCTGTCTGCGCCGAGTCGGCGCTGGCTTAAGCGTGGCGCGTTATTGCATGACGTGGGCAAACTGGGGGTGAGTAACAGTGTGCTCGACAAGGCGGGTAGTTTGGACCCGCAAGAGTGGGCTGCGGTGAAGCGGCATGCCGGTTATACCGAGACGATACTCGGTCGTATTTCGGCCTTTAATGAGCTTGCCCGTGTTGCCGGCGCGCATCACGAACGGCTTGATGGCGCTGGTTATCCCCGTGGCCTGACGGAGCAAGATATTCGTCTGGAAACACGCATTATCACGACCGCCGATATTTTCGATGCCATTACTGCGGAACGCCCTTACAGAGGTGCCATTCCCGTAGATAAGGCGCTGGAGATCATGCGCGGGACGGTAGGCACAGCGTTGGATCCGGATTGCTTTGAGGCTTTATGCGCGGGTTTAGGCAAATAG
- a CDS encoding prepilin-type N-terminal cleavage/methylation domain-containing protein, translated as MRILDPGRNSHAEKGFTLLEMLVVLAIMGTTAALVGVGLVAGRERRLLKQDAQVLSQLFTAAQAQARQQATSIAWRYGANGFKFELVLQTPYLPADLARYVDLNHQALTERNPTLRARAWQSEEPVRVRVDPPIPPVFNREWMSGPRVVELDNGLTQVRIVRSAQGQYRVLP; from the coding sequence ATGCGGATATTGGATCCTGGTCGCAATAGCCACGCTGAAAAGGGGTTTACCCTGCTGGAGATGCTGGTTGTGCTGGCTATTATGGGGACAACGGCGGCTTTGGTTGGGGTTGGCCTGGTGGCGGGCCGTGAGCGCCGGCTATTGAAGCAAGACGCGCAGGTGTTGTCGCAACTTTTTACGGCGGCCCAGGCGCAGGCGCGCCAACAGGCAACGTCTATTGCCTGGCGGTATGGGGCAAACGGCTTTAAGTTCGAGTTGGTTTTGCAAACCCCGTATCTGCCGGCCGATCTGGCGCGTTATGTCGATTTGAATCATCAAGCACTCACTGAGCGTAATCCAACCTTGCGGGCGCGTGCCTGGCAATCTGAAGAGCCGGTGCGTGTTCGTGTTGATCCGCCCATTCCACCTGTTTTCAACCGTGAATGGATGTCGGGTCCCCGGGTGGTTGAGCTGGATAATGGTTTGACTCAGGTCAGGATAGTGCGTTCGGCCCAGGGGCAGTATCGGGTGCTGCCATGA
- the gspG gene encoding type II secretion system major pseudopilin GspG encodes MPSLKRRLNRQRGFSLIEIMVVVVIMGVLAALIVPNLMGRPDQARAIAARQDIGSLMQALKLYRLDHGRYPNNEQGLNALMGAGDSAQGGRQAYLERLPNDPWGTPYQYLNPGVHGEVDVFSLGADGRPGGEGKDADIGSWSQ; translated from the coding sequence ATGCCCTCGCTTAAAAGAAGATTGAACCGCCAACGCGGTTTTTCGTTGATTGAAATTATGGTGGTGGTGGTCATTATGGGTGTATTGGCCGCTTTAATTGTGCCTAACTTAATGGGTCGCCCCGATCAGGCGCGTGCCATTGCCGCCCGTCAGGATATTGGTTCGCTCATGCAGGCGTTGAAGTTGTATCGGCTCGACCATGGCCGCTATCCGAATAACGAGCAAGGTTTAAACGCATTAATGGGCGCCGGTGATTCGGCGCAGGGAGGGCGGCAAGCCTATTTGGAACGTTTGCCGAATGACCCTTGGGGAACACCCTATCAATATTTGAATCCGGGTGTGCATGGTGAAGTCGATGTGTTCTCTTTGGGGGCAGACGGGCGCCCCGGCGGCGAAGGAAAAGATGCGGATATTGGATCCTGGTCGCAATAG
- the gspL gene encoding type II secretion system protein GspL, with the protein MKTRLRLALPKLDQIDRTTTVAFALFDRGGRLLRSGEQALESLAQGTGADWVEVILHPDDAVVATVQVPPVRSSQREDAINACVEPLTLSNIEDLCIAYGPRGSEGGVDVAWVDRKALLHGWQMLERLGLNVQRITPLAHALPQRDPYPGRQLTLPVDARWQTPLPDWSFARPKWRPHSPVRQWKSTLYWVAAAVLVWLAGLQLYAYQLNQEMEGLRDQAVREVQSAFPQMSVVIDPLRQAQNERDALLRATGTAVQSDFIPLGLDSAALLGPYDIQLEALRYQDQVLTLVLVENSGAGAAFEAVRQTAEQQGLTLSRDEGKNSNIWRFSRNQVSEGGQR; encoded by the coding sequence ATGAAAACCCGCCTGCGACTCGCTTTGCCGAAACTGGATCAAATTGATCGAACGACGACAGTGGCGTTCGCCTTGTTTGATCGAGGGGGACGTTTGCTGCGTAGTGGTGAGCAAGCGCTGGAGTCGCTCGCGCAAGGCACTGGGGCTGATTGGGTCGAGGTGATTCTGCATCCCGACGATGCGGTTGTGGCCACCGTGCAGGTTCCGCCGGTTCGGTCGTCACAACGTGAAGACGCAATTAATGCATGCGTTGAGCCATTGACGTTAAGCAATATTGAGGATTTATGTATTGCGTATGGGCCAAGAGGCAGTGAAGGCGGGGTGGATGTTGCCTGGGTGGATCGCAAAGCCTTGCTGCATGGATGGCAGATGCTGGAGCGCTTGGGCTTGAACGTACAGCGGATTACGCCGCTGGCACACGCATTGCCGCAGCGTGATCCTTATCCGGGCCGGCAGCTCACGTTGCCGGTTGACGCGCGTTGGCAGACACCTCTTCCAGATTGGTCCTTTGCGCGCCCAAAGTGGCGCCCGCATTCGCCGGTCAGGCAATGGAAATCGACGTTGTATTGGGTCGCGGCGGCTGTGCTGGTGTGGTTGGCGGGTTTGCAGCTTTATGCCTACCAGTTGAACCAAGAGATGGAAGGCTTGCGTGATCAGGCGGTGCGCGAGGTGCAAAGCGCATTCCCGCAGATGAGCGTGGTGATTGACCCGTTGCGCCAGGCACAGAATGAGCGTGATGCGTTGTTGCGGGCTACAGGGACAGCCGTGCAAAGTGATTTCATTCCGTTGGGTTTGGATAGTGCGGCATTGCTTGGGCCATACGATATTCAGCTTGAGGCCCTGCGTTACCAGGATCAAGTGCTAACGCTTGTGCTGGTTGAAAACTCTGGTGCTGGTGCGGCTTTTGAAGCAGTGCGCCAGACAGCTGAACAACAAGGTCTGACCTTAAGTCGTGATGAAGGTAAGAACAGCAATATTTGGCGTTTCAGCCGGAATCAAGTGAGCGAAGGAGGGCAACGGTGA
- a CDS encoding PulJ/GspJ family protein, translating to MSADIPAQRGLTLIEILVALALMALLSVISWRALDMTDRSVQVLQTRIQDTQSLARVLGQVEHDLKRHVGVLWRSPVLSIVRTRGNGAWQLVEWRQEGSRLLRAVSDPSYALPMPELNRYEVVLEDIASFSLREWGAEQQWVSPTETLDSGASEAGLKGFEVNVVRIDNGAPAVFRKVVLLP from the coding sequence ATGAGTGCCGACATACCTGCGCAACGCGGTTTAACGTTGATAGAGATCTTGGTGGCGCTGGCACTCATGGCGTTGCTCAGTGTCATTTCCTGGCGCGCGCTCGACATGACGGATCGTTCAGTTCAAGTCTTGCAGACACGCATTCAGGATACGCAGTCTTTGGCAAGGGTGTTGGGTCAGGTTGAGCATGATTTGAAGCGTCATGTGGGCGTGCTTTGGCGCTCGCCTGTTTTGTCTATTGTTCGCACCCGGGGAAATGGTGCGTGGCAGTTGGTTGAGTGGCGTCAGGAGGGCTCACGTTTGCTAAGGGCGGTCAGTGATCCGTCGTACGCTTTGCCGATGCCGGAATTGAATCGTTATGAAGTCGTACTGGAGGATATTGCCTCATTCTCCCTGCGTGAGTGGGGCGCTGAGCAACAATGGGTATCGCCGACGGAAACACTGGATTCAGGCGCGAGCGAAGCAGGGCTGAAAGGGTTCGAGGTAAACGTTGTCCGCATCGATAATGGCGCGCCCGCCGTATTTCGGAAAGTGGTGTTATTGCCATGA
- a CDS encoding type II secretion system protein N — protein sequence MLPPSYLMTIQTFSADPVAPRVVRAIAVIALAAGLGIWAALLLAPTPQKLAPALSTYSANPGIQPMAQWFGGRTLGIKIDLVGVIANTGGQGAALLSINNQPARTYRNGQSLAPGIFLETVSHNGITISQDGVAEEIPITRQQAGYPNGFITRNAN from the coding sequence ATGTTGCCTCCATCCTATCTCATGACGATTCAAACCTTCTCTGCAGACCCTGTTGCGCCGCGCGTTGTACGTGCCATCGCCGTTATCGCTCTGGCCGCGGGCCTGGGTATCTGGGCGGCGCTATTGCTCGCCCCCACCCCCCAAAAACTTGCGCCCGCTTTGTCGACTTATTCCGCCAATCCCGGTATTCAGCCCATGGCGCAATGGTTCGGCGGGCGAACACTTGGCATAAAAATTGATCTTGTCGGCGTCATTGCCAACACGGGCGGGCAAGGTGCGGCACTGCTCAGTATCAATAATCAACCTGCGCGTACATATCGCAACGGCCAATCTCTCGCGCCGGGCATTTTTCTTGAAACAGTGTCACACAACGGTATCACCATCAGCCAGGATGGCGTGGCTGAAGAGATCCCCATCACCCGCCAACAAGCCGGCTATCCCAATGGCTTCATCACCCGGAACGCAAACTGA
- the gspM gene encoding type II secretion system protein GspM encodes MSFLFRLRSHAQTFRIRGASLAQHGSVRWAGLNARERKLVGFCAAFLLLAMVWMLIVRPALKTIDEARASIPQLRADLVQIQALVVEAKSLSRQVSGAIPDQQMRGAIEESLQSAGLSSRVQLLEEGAGAQANQRWLIVFSNSNAADVLTWLSDVPYALRLQIHAADLARAVVSGRAQPDQLSGEVVLQQPGEVAS; translated from the coding sequence GTGAGTTTTCTTTTCAGATTGCGATCACACGCCCAAACATTTCGCATACGTGGCGCGTCTTTAGCGCAACATGGCTCAGTCCGGTGGGCGGGTTTGAACGCGCGTGAGCGTAAGCTGGTTGGGTTTTGCGCGGCGTTTTTATTGCTTGCCATGGTTTGGATGTTGATTGTGAGGCCGGCGTTAAAAACGATTGATGAAGCACGGGCGTCGATACCGCAGTTACGCGCTGATCTGGTGCAGATTCAAGCTTTGGTTGTCGAAGCAAAGTCGTTAAGTCGACAAGTGTCCGGCGCTATCCCTGATCAGCAGATGCGTGGCGCCATAGAGGAAAGTCTGCAAAGCGCAGGGTTAAGTTCGCGGGTTCAGTTGCTGGAAGAGGGGGCGGGTGCACAAGCCAATCAGCGCTGGTTGATTGTTTTTTCAAACTCCAACGCTGCCGATGTGCTTACCTGGTTGTCTGACGTCCCGTACGCCTTGCGTTTGCAGATCCATGCGGCTGATTTGGCGCGGGCTGTCGTGTCGGGCAGGGCGCAGCCTGATCAGCTTAGTGGCGAAGTGGTTTTGCAGCAGCCTGGCGAGGTGGCCTCGTGA
- the gspN gene encoding type II secretion system protein N: MRRRVVAQVAGLLLVAVAAAFAVLPARWVMSWVPSNWPLSIVDADGTVWQGRATIAVGVQGRMRTVPTPIEWRLVWGSSGWLPRPQWYVEHPWLNGPLLLTPGVSGVGVSGQSLEMPALALSTLDARIAAMGPGGVLRATWPASFLGKAERAQGAELLRLDWLSASSSLTRVRPMGQYVLTLTRGEPGAVDMGLKTTEGPLFLEGGGVIQGRADVNFEVVARSAPGVGAQTQAALQDLLATLGPYRNGETRLRYRANP; the protein is encoded by the coding sequence GTGAGGCGGCGTGTTGTTGCTCAGGTGGCGGGGCTCCTGCTTGTTGCGGTTGCTGCGGCGTTTGCCGTGCTGCCTGCTCGGTGGGTGATGTCGTGGGTGCCGTCAAATTGGCCTTTGTCTATTGTGGATGCCGATGGTACGGTGTGGCAGGGGCGTGCCACGATTGCCGTCGGTGTTCAGGGCCGAATGCGCACCGTGCCCACGCCGATTGAGTGGCGATTGGTTTGGGGCAGTAGTGGCTGGCTGCCACGCCCGCAATGGTATGTTGAGCATCCTTGGTTGAATGGGCCTTTGTTGCTTACACCCGGTGTATCGGGCGTTGGGGTATCGGGGCAATCGTTGGAAATGCCTGCGTTGGCGCTGTCAACACTGGATGCCCGGATCGCGGCCATGGGTCCCGGTGGGGTGTTGCGGGCAACTTGGCCGGCCTCGTTTCTGGGCAAGGCTGAGCGCGCTCAGGGAGCCGAATTGTTGCGTCTGGATTGGCTCAGTGCATCGTCGTCGTTAACGCGGGTTCGTCCCATGGGCCAATATGTATTGACGCTAACGCGAGGTGAACCGGGCGCGGTGGACATGGGCCTGAAAACAACGGAAGGCCCATTGTTTCTTGAGGGTGGCGGCGTTATTCAGGGTAGGGCTGACGTTAATTTCGAGGTGGTTGCACGTTCCGCCCCTGGTGTGGGGGCGCAAACACAGGCGGCGCTGCAAGATTTACTGGCGACATTGGGGCCGTATCGAAACGGGGAAACGCGGTTGCGGTATCGTGCGAATCCATAA